One Dromiciops gliroides isolate mDroGli1 chromosome 3, mDroGli1.pri, whole genome shotgun sequence DNA segment encodes these proteins:
- the VSIG10L gene encoding V-set and immunoglobulin domain-containing protein 10-like yields the protein MATQGPQPLQQLLLLFLVSGVGTSSPAALGGRISPSPPFLGKGHPFSSRPNAAPSARASPATDLGGNASPGNSRERSPSPTAQGSKSSSLQVPSGWSSPQVARSPLSVLVGSPISLRLAPAPALGPPSPLVVWRRGPTVLAAGTLGSEAALPSLAPAYRARLRFDQATGGLDLEQAELADSGHYTAEVIHAGRERELRQITVNVYEPVPQLAVAPADPVTEEGAPELRLRCLGARPGQGQLSWSRGGRPLEAASGDDEGPARLRTNGVDLVIARPKRTDQANYTCRVQSPFGVSEATAAVTVLYGPDPPVITVSSDRDASPAHYVLVGSNVTLRCDVASRPPAELSWSLADPGEAAVPAGPRLLLPGVGPAHTGTYACLAANPRTGLRRRGLLNLTVAAPPPGSPRCSLQGSSGDRSLLLGCTWPGGVPGASVQWTGLPPDVPAGPAPTSLFVTVPARPQLSGVTFTCLGRHLAATRSCSVTPKAPQEVLLRLETEKSRSGEALVTLEATGCPPPARVAWAREGRPLAPGGGGRLKLSPDGRRLLLGNFSLEHDVGNYSVLCSGALGAGGDRITLIGPSVSSWRLQPADGAAVLTWDVERGCVVSGFEVQARTEKPEAGATGLSGGAWTSLLLLGPGERSAVVLLPPSPPGPWKFRVLPTLGGQPGIPSSGRSYQAGPVLGPGAIAGIVLGSLLGLSLLAALLVLLGCCACRLWGKNMKKQKPPIFPPATSTPEKNTQNVTPVEVPQPSSHGFSTEPSPTWASPVTVSSQVTSANPKGVHRTVRSATQV from the exons ATGGCCACCCAGGGGCCTCAGCCTCTCCAGCAGCTGCTGCTCCTGTTTCTGG TTTCAGGCGTGGGAACATCATCCCCTGCTGCTCTTGGCGGCAGAATATCACCTTCACCACCTTTTCTTGGAAAAGGACACCCCTTCTCCAGTCGTCCTAACGCAGCCCCGAGCGCGAGAGCCTCCCCCGCTACAGACCTGGGCGGGAACGCCTCTCCTGGCAACTCCAGAGAGAGATCGCCGTCTCCTACAGCTCAGGGTTCGAAATCGTCATCCCTCCAAGTCCCTTCTGGGTGGTCCAGCCCGCAGGTTGCTCGGAGTCCCTTGTCGGTGCTCGTGGGTTCTCCCATCTCCCTGCGCTTAGCCCCGGCTCCAGCCCTCGGCCCACCCAGTCCTCTCGTAGTTTGGCGTCGGGGCCCCACAGTGTTGGCAGCTGGAACCCTGGGGAGCGAAGCCGCCCTGCCCAGTCTAGCCCCAGCCTACCGGGCCCGGCTTCGCTTTGACCAGGCCACTGGTGGTCTGGATCTGGAGCAGGCAGAGCTGGCCGACAGCGGGCACTACACTGCGGAGGTGATTCACGCTGGGCGCGAACGGGAGCTGCGGCAGATCACAGTCAACGTGTATG AGCCAGTGCCACAATTAGCGGTGGCGCCCGCGGACCCAGTGACGGAGGAGGGGGCCCCAGAGCTACGGCTGCGCTGCTTGGGGGCTCGGCCCGGCCAAGGCCAACTTAGCTGGAGCCGGGGAGGGCGGCCCCTGGAAGCGGCGAGCGGAGATGATGAGGGTCCGGCCCGGCTAAGGACCAATGGAGTCGACCTGGTCATCGCGCGTCCCAAACGCACAGACCAGGCCAACTACACGTGCCGTGTGCAGAGCCCCTTCGGAGTCAGTGAGGCCACGGCAGCTGTCACCGTCCTGT ACGGCCCGGATCCTCCGGTCATCACCGTCTCCTCGGACCGGGACGCGAGCCCAGCCCACTACGTCTTGGTGGGCAGCAATGTGACTCTACGCTGCGATGTCGCTTCCAGGCCCCCAGCCGAGTTGTCCTGGAGCCTGGCGGACCCAGGAGAGGCTGCTGTGCCTGCGGGACCCAGACTCCTCCTGCCCGGCGTGGGGCCAGCCCACACCGGAACCTACGCCTGTCTCGCGGCCAATCCACGCACAGGACTTCGGCGCCGCGGGCTGCTCAACCTCACCGTGGCCG CCCCGCCTCCCGGCTCTCCGCGCTGCTCCCTGCAAGGCTCCTCGGGTGACCGGAGCCTTCTCCTGGGCTGCACGTGGCCCGGGGGAGTGCCTGGAGCCTCGGTGCAGTGGACAGGGCTGCCCCCGGACGTCCCCGCGGGCCCTGCGCCAACCTCGCTGTTCGTCACGGTCCCTGCCCGGCCGCAGCTGAGCGGAGTCACCTTCACATGCCTCGGGCGCCACCTCGCGGCCACGAGAAGCTGTAGCGTCACCCCCA AGGCGCCCCAGGAAGTGCTGCTGAGGCTGGAAACTGAGAAGTCCAGGTCTGGGGAGGCCCTGGTGACCCTGGAGGCCACAGGCTGCCCTCCACCAGCCAGGGTGGCCTGGGCTCGAGAGGGCCGGCCACTGGCTCCCGGGGGCGGGGGCCGTCTGAAGCTGAGCCCTGACGGCCGGAGGCTTCTCCTTGGCAACTTCAGCTTGGAGCACGACGTGGGGAACTACTCTGTTCTGTGCAGTGGGGCCCTTGGGGCCGGTGGGGACCGGATCACCCTCATTG gACCTTCTGTCTCCTCTTGGCGTCTGCAGCCTGCTGATGGGGCAGCCGTCTTGACATGGGATGTGGAACGTGGATGTGTGGTCAGTGGCTTTGAGGTGCAGGCACGGACAGAGAAACCAGAAGCAGGGGCCACGGGCCTGAGTGGAGGGGCCTGGACATCGTTGCTACTTCTGGGCCCCGGGGAACGCTCAGCTGTAGTGCTCCTGCCCCCTAGTCCCCCTGGGCCTTGGAAATTTCGTGTGCTGCCCACTCTGGGTGGTCAGCCTGGGATTCCTTCATCTGGCCGCAGCTACCAGGCTG GTCCTGTCCTGGGCCCTGGGGCCATTGCTGGTATTGTGCTCGGCTCCTTGCTGGGTTTGTCCCTTCTAGCAGCTCTGCTGGTCCTGCTTGGATGTTGTGCGTGTCGGCTATGGG GAAAGAACATGAAGAAGCAAAAGCCCCCGATATTCCCCCCTGCAACCTCTACCCCAGAGAAGAACACACAGAATGTAACCCCTGTGGAGGTCCCACAACCTTCCTCCCACGGTTTCTCCACAGAACCCAGTCCAACCTGGGCTTCTCCT gTCACAGTATCCAGCCAGGTCACTTCTGCCAACCCCAAGGGAGTTCACCGAACAGTCCGATCAGCCACTCAGGTGTGA